A window of Salmo trutta chromosome 31, fSalTru1.1, whole genome shotgun sequence contains these coding sequences:
- the LOC115170023 gene encoding ras-related protein Rab-6B isoform X1 — MSAGGDLGNPLRKFKLVFLGEQSVGKTSLITRFMYDSFDNTYQATIGIDFLSKTMYLEDRTVRNSVRLQLWDTAGQERFRSLIPSYIRDSTVAVVVYDITNVNSFQQTCKWIDDVRTERGSDVIIMLVGNKTDLEEKRQITIEAGEQRAKELNVMFIETSAKTGTNVKQLFRRVAATLPGMESLDDVNPEGMIDIKLDKPAEPTVPEGGCSC, encoded by the exons ATGTCCGCCGGAGGAGACTTGGGGAACCCTCTGAGGAAATTTAAACTCGTCTTTTTAGGAGAACAGAGCG TGGGGAAAACATCACTGATCACCAGGTTCATGTACGACAGCTTTGACAACACATATCAG GCAACCATTGGGATTGACTTCTTATCAAAGACCATGTACCTGGAGGACCGAACAGTAAGAAACTCT GTGAGGCTGCAGCTGTGGGATACAGCTGGCCAGGAGCGCTTCAGGAGTCTGATTCCTAGCTACATACGGGACTCTACTGTCGCTGTGGTGGTGTATGACATCACAA ACGTGAACTCGTTCCAGCAGACCTGTAAGTGGATTGATGATGTTCGAACAGAGAGGGGCAGTGATGTCATCATCATGTTAGTGGGCAACAAGACAGACCTGGAGGAGAAGAG GCAAATCACTATTGaggcaggagagcagagagccaAAGAACTGAACGTGATGTTCATCGAAACTAGTGCCAAGACAGGCACCAATGTCAAACAG ctgTTTCGGCGTGTGGCAGCAACCTTACCTGGGATGGAGAGTTTGGACGATGTGAACCCTGAAGGCA TGATTGACATAAAGCTGGACAAACCAGCAGAACCCACTGTCCCAGAGGGCGGGTGCTCGTGTTAA
- the LOC115170023 gene encoding ras-related protein Rab-6B isoform X3, which yields MSAGGDLGNPLRKFKLVFLGEQSVGKTSLITRFMYDSFDNTYQATIGIDFLSKTMYLEDRTVRLQLWDTAGQERFRSLIPSYIRDSTVAVVVYDITNVNSFQQTCKWIDDVRTERGSDVIIMLVGNKTDLEEKRQITIEAGEQRAKELNVMFIETSAKTGTNVKQLFRRVAATLPGMESLDDVNPEGMIDIKLDKPAEPTVPEGGCSC from the exons ATGTCCGCCGGAGGAGACTTGGGGAACCCTCTGAGGAAATTTAAACTCGTCTTTTTAGGAGAACAGAGCG TGGGGAAAACATCACTGATCACCAGGTTCATGTACGACAGCTTTGACAACACATATCAG GCAACCATTGGGATTGACTTCTTATCAAAGACCATGTACCTGGAGGACCGAACA GTGAGGCTGCAGCTGTGGGATACAGCTGGCCAGGAGCGCTTCAGGAGTCTGATTCCTAGCTACATACGGGACTCTACTGTCGCTGTGGTGGTGTATGACATCACAA ACGTGAACTCGTTCCAGCAGACCTGTAAGTGGATTGATGATGTTCGAACAGAGAGGGGCAGTGATGTCATCATCATGTTAGTGGGCAACAAGACAGACCTGGAGGAGAAGAG GCAAATCACTATTGaggcaggagagcagagagccaAAGAACTGAACGTGATGTTCATCGAAACTAGTGCCAAGACAGGCACCAATGTCAAACAG ctgTTTCGGCGTGTGGCAGCAACCTTACCTGGGATGGAGAGTTTGGACGATGTGAACCCTGAAGGCA TGATTGACATAAAGCTGGACAAACCAGCAGAACCCACTGTCCCAGAGGGCGGGTGCTCGTGTTAA
- the LOC115170023 gene encoding ras-related protein Rab-6B isoform X2 — protein MYLATRSLRHLDKASATLSIVGKTSLITRFMYDSFDNTYQATIGIDFLSKTMYLEDRTVRNSVRLQLWDTAGQERFRSLIPSYIRDSTVAVVVYDITNVNSFQQTCKWIDDVRTERGSDVIIMLVGNKTDLEEKRQITIEAGEQRAKELNVMFIETSAKTGTNVKQLFRRVAATLPGMESLDDVNPEGMIDIKLDKPAEPTVPEGGCSC, from the exons ATGTACTTAGCTACAAGGAGCCTAAGACACCTAGACAAAGCGAGTGCAACATTATCCATAG TGGGGAAAACATCACTGATCACCAGGTTCATGTACGACAGCTTTGACAACACATATCAG GCAACCATTGGGATTGACTTCTTATCAAAGACCATGTACCTGGAGGACCGAACAGTAAGAAACTCT GTGAGGCTGCAGCTGTGGGATACAGCTGGCCAGGAGCGCTTCAGGAGTCTGATTCCTAGCTACATACGGGACTCTACTGTCGCTGTGGTGGTGTATGACATCACAA ACGTGAACTCGTTCCAGCAGACCTGTAAGTGGATTGATGATGTTCGAACAGAGAGGGGCAGTGATGTCATCATCATGTTAGTGGGCAACAAGACAGACCTGGAGGAGAAGAG GCAAATCACTATTGaggcaggagagcagagagccaAAGAACTGAACGTGATGTTCATCGAAACTAGTGCCAAGACAGGCACCAATGTCAAACAG ctgTTTCGGCGTGTGGCAGCAACCTTACCTGGGATGGAGAGTTTGGACGATGTGAACCCTGAAGGCA TGATTGACATAAAGCTGGACAAACCAGCAGAACCCACTGTCCCAGAGGGCGGGTGCTCGTGTTAA